The following proteins come from a genomic window of Sphaerisporangium rubeum:
- a CDS encoding AI-2E family transporter produces MGSRHPGGFPAVEDTPPPASREEDTGVTAIRAVTLDEDDQPFGRPGRPLRSNPFMFGLTAALGVLTAWLLVQAIAGAGSALVLIVISLFLAVGLNPAVEALQNRNVPRRLAITIVFLGVIGVFVGFGLAIVPPLTEQTTGFIKQLPEYVQQVQNHPLIRSVDQQYQVLDKVQSYITSGNLASQMFGGLLGVAGVVLSAVFSALTILVLTLYFLGSLNSLKETGYRLVPRSRRTRVQLLGDEIIKQIGGYVAGNLIISVIAGVVTYIFLAILDVPYALALALFVAVTDLIPMVGAVIGAAVATGVGFLTSPQAGIACLIFFVIYQQIENYVISPPVFKSSVDVPPIATIVGALIGGTLLGIVGALLGIPLAAALMLIVREVVFPRQERL; encoded by the coding sequence GTGGGCTCACGTCACCCCGGTGGGTTCCCCGCCGTCGAGGACACGCCACCTCCCGCGTCCCGGGAGGAAGACACGGGGGTGACCGCCATACGCGCGGTGACCCTCGACGAGGACGACCAGCCGTTCGGACGGCCCGGACGTCCCCTGCGCAGCAACCCCTTCATGTTCGGCCTGACCGCCGCGCTCGGCGTGCTGACGGCCTGGCTGCTGGTGCAGGCGATCGCCGGCGCGGGCTCGGCCCTCGTGCTGATCGTCATCTCGCTGTTCCTCGCGGTCGGGCTGAACCCCGCCGTCGAGGCCCTGCAGAACAGGAACGTGCCGAGGCGGCTCGCCATCACCATCGTGTTCCTCGGCGTCATCGGTGTGTTCGTGGGGTTCGGCCTCGCCATCGTGCCGCCGCTCACCGAGCAGACCACGGGGTTCATCAAGCAACTGCCGGAGTACGTGCAGCAGGTGCAGAACCACCCGCTGATCCGGTCGGTGGACCAGCAGTACCAGGTGCTGGACAAGGTGCAGAGCTACATCACGAGCGGGAACCTGGCGAGCCAGATGTTCGGCGGACTGCTCGGCGTGGCCGGCGTGGTGCTCAGCGCGGTGTTCAGCGCGCTGACCATTCTGGTGCTCACGCTGTACTTCCTCGGCTCGCTGAACTCCCTCAAGGAGACGGGGTACCGCCTGGTGCCGCGCTCGCGGCGCACCCGTGTGCAGCTGCTCGGCGACGAGATCATCAAGCAGATCGGCGGCTACGTCGCCGGCAACCTCATCATCTCCGTGATCGCCGGTGTGGTGACGTACATCTTCCTGGCGATACTCGACGTGCCGTACGCTCTCGCGCTCGCGTTGTTCGTCGCGGTGACCGACCTCATCCCGATGGTGGGTGCGGTGATCGGCGCCGCGGTGGCGACCGGTGTGGGGTTCCTGACCTCACCGCAGGCGGGGATCGCCTGCCTGATCTTCTTCGTGATCTACCAGCAGATCGAGAACTACGTGATCTCGCCGCCGGTCTTCAAGTCGTCGGTGGACGTGCCGCCGATCGCGACCATCGTCGGTGCGCTGATCGGCGGCACACTCCTCGGCATCGTCGGCGCGCTGCTCGGCATCCCGCTGGCCGCCGCGTTGATGCTCATCGTCCGCGAGGTCGTGTTCCCCCGCCAGGAACGGCTGTGA
- a CDS encoding DUF6203 family protein: protein MTQRGGIVKRILQLFVTRWLARTPIGMVVLGIGWFVMRKRRKRAAEQGDGGRPYQRDRRLTAVPGGGTRPRGR, encoded by the coding sequence GTGACGCAACGAGGAGGGATCGTGAAACGGATTCTGCAACTCTTCGTCACCCGCTGGCTCGCCCGTACGCCTATCGGCATGGTCGTGCTCGGGATCGGATGGTTCGTGATGCGCAAGCGCCGCAAGCGGGCCGCCGAGCAGGGGGACGGTGGCCGGCCGTATCAGCGGGACCGGCGGCTCACAGCCGTTCCTGGCGGGGGAACACGACCTCGCGGACGATGA
- a CDS encoding peptidylprolyl isomerase, which translates to MAENLFAKLKTTLGDIKVRLLPNHAPKTVRNFVELAEGTREWTHPETGEKKKDESLYNGTIFHRVIDGFMIQGGDPLGQGIGGPGYAFDDEIHPDLQFSRPYLLAMANAGKRFGRGTNGSQFFITVVPTPHLNGKHTIFGEVVEGADVVDAIAKTQTRGERPVVDVVLQEVVIERVTT; encoded by the coding sequence ATGGCCGAGAACCTGTTCGCGAAGCTCAAGACGACCCTCGGGGACATCAAGGTGCGGCTCCTCCCGAACCACGCGCCGAAGACCGTGCGCAACTTCGTCGAGCTGGCCGAAGGCACCCGTGAGTGGACCCATCCCGAGACGGGGGAGAAGAAGAAGGACGAGAGCCTGTACAACGGCACGATCTTCCACCGGGTGATCGACGGCTTCATGATCCAGGGTGGTGACCCGCTCGGCCAAGGCATCGGCGGCCCTGGGTACGCGTTCGACGACGAGATCCACCCCGACCTGCAGTTCAGCCGGCCCTACCTGCTGGCCATGGCGAACGCCGGCAAGCGTTTCGGCCGCGGCACCAACGGCTCGCAGTTCTTCATCACGGTCGTGCCGACGCCGCACCTCAACGGCAAGCACACGATCTTCGGTGAGGTCGTCGAGGGTGCCGACGTCGTGGACGCCATCGCCAAGACCCAGACCCGCGGCGAGCGTCCCGTGGTGGACGTCGTGCTGCAGGAGGTCGTGATCGAGCGCGTCACCACCTGA
- a CDS encoding ricin-type beta-trefoil lectin domain protein, whose protein sequence is MRRNLIRAARVLTVVSGCAVIVAGSTGLAAAKATVQIRNHSNWQCLDADLNTIGSNGTKVQLWKCHTMNNQKWTYDVRTHTIKSEYNGRCLDADLNTIGSNGTKVQLWDCNGWSNQKWVYDAVSHTVYSLYNGKCLDADLGGVGGNGAKVQLWDCNGWANQKWTI, encoded by the coding sequence GTGCGTCGCAACCTCATCAGGGCCGCCCGGGTGCTCACCGTGGTGTCCGGCTGCGCCGTGATCGTCGCGGGTTCGACCGGGCTCGCCGCCGCCAAGGCGACCGTGCAGATCCGCAACCATTCCAACTGGCAGTGCCTGGACGCCGACCTCAACACGATCGGGAGCAACGGCACCAAGGTCCAGCTGTGGAAGTGCCACACGATGAACAACCAGAAATGGACGTACGACGTGCGCACCCACACGATCAAGAGCGAGTACAACGGCCGATGCCTGGACGCCGACCTCAACACGATCGGGAGCAACGGCACCAAGGTCCAGCTCTGGGACTGCAACGGCTGGAGCAACCAGAAGTGGGTCTACGACGCGGTCAGCCACACCGTCTACAGCCTCTACAACGGCAAATGCCTGGACGCCGACCTCGGCGGCGTCGGCGGTAACGGGGCCAAGGTCCAGCTGTGGGACTGCAACGGATGGGCCAATCAGAAGTGGACGATCTGA